Proteins encoded within one genomic window of Aerococcus viridans:
- a CDS encoding ABC transporter permease yields MKMKNRKIWLDGFREIKNTLGRFLALLLIIALGTGFFVGIRAAAPDMIQVADKYFNQTNLEDMSIQSTMGLDEDDLALLEDVGDIVYEPYAYVDRQIATSHDLVRFYPNFNETSDINQFDVQEGRLPKAADEIAIDNQLANEENYQIGQKISLTDLGVNSEDDESGAPALLGETFTIVGYVNSPLQISNVSRGATALGDGQLNGFAVVTPEAINGDIYTSIAIDVTSVDDFEAYSDEYNQVIADKQSEIEDVFAYRPSEVYNQIVSEAESEISSGQAEIDSARSELASGESELNKAQSEIDDNQSQIDQQESQIESQLPEGVSLAQAGMSSVAAQLEAGQASLDSAQSELNQARSDYESESQKAKESLSSAEADIADAESTVADLDEPTYTINDRSGVSGYTAWENNADNMATIGQAFPIIFFLIAALVSFTNMQRMVTEQRVQIGTYKALGYSPRTIQTKYIMYAGVAAILGMVIGISIGNYLFPNIIVSAFSNTVALPGMIYTWQIVDISIAVGISLLTTVVPAWLTTRTTLNEKTARLLQPVTGKNGQHIFLERFKGFWSRLSFQGKITWRNIFLYKGRNLMTIIGVAGCAMLIVTGFGLSDSISGLPNEQFNQVKMYDGSLSLNMDASQEDRDQVVTDLSDNGDVENVLPLTRDVLMTDDDSITQQIVSVMAFDSESNYQDYFQMQELDTESQMTLPEDGVLITAKLASLLGVQAGDTVTLVDTNNDPYEFSVKGVITNYLGHEIYMTDAYYQEVFGEESEENTALVQFDSGLSTSDQSAIFDQVNEEAGVIGTSLNASQITDFEETLSALDLVTVVLIISAGGLAFIVLYSLTNINVSERMHELATVKVLGFRSLEVSMYVYRETLFLTMVGIIIGNFLGYGLLRYILNTVAIDQVFFPIVIQWQSYLYASLITLAFSIVVMIFMHYKLKKVEMVSALKEED; encoded by the coding sequence ATGAAAATGAAGAATAGAAAAATATGGTTAGACGGCTTTCGCGAGATTAAGAATACCCTGGGGCGGTTTTTAGCGCTCTTGCTGATTATCGCCTTGGGAACAGGGTTCTTCGTGGGTATCCGTGCTGCTGCACCAGACATGATCCAGGTTGCAGACAAGTATTTTAACCAAACCAACTTAGAAGATATGTCTATTCAGTCAACTATGGGGCTAGACGAGGATGATTTAGCTTTACTGGAAGACGTGGGAGATATCGTGTATGAACCCTATGCCTATGTTGACCGTCAGATTGCTACGAGTCATGATTTAGTCCGTTTCTATCCAAACTTCAATGAAACATCAGATATCAACCAATTTGATGTCCAAGAAGGGCGGTTACCTAAAGCGGCCGATGAAATCGCCATTGATAACCAATTAGCCAATGAGGAAAACTACCAAATTGGTCAAAAGATCAGTTTAACTGATTTAGGCGTTAATTCAGAAGACGATGAAAGTGGTGCGCCAGCTCTTTTAGGTGAGACTTTTACCATTGTCGGCTACGTAAATTCACCCCTGCAAATTTCAAATGTTAGCCGCGGGGCGACAGCACTTGGAGACGGGCAATTAAACGGTTTTGCGGTGGTTACACCTGAAGCGATTAATGGGGATATTTATACCAGTATCGCTATTGACGTGACCTCTGTAGATGATTTTGAGGCCTATTCAGACGAATACAATCAAGTCATCGCAGATAAGCAATCAGAAATTGAAGACGTATTCGCCTACCGACCAAGTGAAGTCTATAACCAGATTGTATCTGAAGCCGAATCAGAAATTTCATCTGGACAAGCGGAAATTGACTCAGCTAGGTCTGAATTGGCGTCTGGCGAAAGTGAATTAAACAAAGCGCAATCAGAAATTGATGACAACCAGAGTCAAATAGACCAACAAGAAAGTCAAATTGAGTCGCAACTACCTGAAGGCGTATCCTTAGCTCAAGCTGGCATGTCTAGTGTGGCCGCTCAATTAGAAGCTGGTCAAGCAAGTCTTGATTCAGCTCAAAGTGAGTTAAACCAAGCAAGAAGTGATTATGAAAGTGAAAGTCAGAAAGCTAAAGAATCCTTATCTAGCGCTGAAGCAGATATTGCAGACGCTGAATCAACAGTGGCTGATTTAGATGAACCGACTTATACGATTAATGACCGTTCTGGCGTCTCAGGCTATACCGCTTGGGAAAATAATGCGGATAACATGGCGACAATTGGCCAAGCCTTCCCAATTATTTTCTTCCTGATTGCAGCTTTAGTTTCCTTTACCAACATGCAACGGATGGTAACAGAGCAGCGGGTTCAAATCGGGACTTACAAGGCCTTAGGTTATAGCCCGCGTACGATTCAAACCAAATACATTATGTATGCAGGTGTGGCAGCTATTTTAGGGATGGTCATCGGTATTTCAATCGGTAACTATCTATTCCCGAATATCATTGTGTCTGCCTTCTCCAATACCGTGGCCTTACCTGGCATGATATACACTTGGCAAATTGTGGACATCTCAATCGCAGTAGGGATTTCCTTGTTGACGACTGTTGTACCAGCTTGGTTAACCACTAGAACGACTCTGAACGAGAAGACCGCCCGCCTATTGCAACCTGTTACCGGGAAAAATGGCCAACATATTTTCCTAGAAAGATTCAAAGGGTTCTGGTCGCGCTTGAGTTTCCAAGGTAAGATCACTTGGCGGAACATCTTCCTCTATAAAGGGCGTAACTTGATGACCATTATCGGGGTTGCCGGATGTGCCATGTTGATTGTCACTGGATTCGGTCTATCTGACTCTATTTCAGGTCTACCAAATGAACAATTCAACCAAGTGAAAATGTATGACGGTAGCCTGTCACTCAATATGGATGCCAGTCAAGAAGACCGCGACCAAGTAGTCACCGATTTATCAGATAATGGTGACGTGGAGAATGTTTTACCGCTGACCCGTGATGTGCTGATGACCGATGACGATTCAATCACCCAACAAATCGTGAGTGTCATGGCCTTTGACTCAGAAAGCAACTATCAAGATTACTTCCAAATGCAGGAATTAGACACTGAAAGTCAAATGACCTTACCTGAAGATGGTGTTCTTATCACCGCTAAACTAGCATCATTGTTAGGCGTTCAAGCAGGAGATACAGTGACCTTGGTGGATACCAATAACGATCCTTATGAATTTTCTGTAAAAGGCGTCATCACCAACTATCTAGGTCATGAAATCTACATGACAGATGCTTACTATCAAGAGGTATTCGGTGAAGAAAGTGAAGAAAACACAGCCCTTGTTCAATTTGACAGTGGCTTATCCACTAGCGATCAATCCGCAATCTTTGACCAAGTCAATGAAGAAGCTGGTGTCATTGGGACAAGTTTAAACGCTAGTCAAATCACGGACTTTGAAGAAACCCTATCAGCCCTTGATCTGGTGACCGTCGTCTTGATTATTTCTGCAGGTGGGCTGGCCTTTATCGTCCTCTACTCATTAACCAACATTAATGTGTCAGAACGGATGCACGAGTTGGCGACAGTTAAGGTGCTAGGATTCCGGTCACTTGAAGTCAGTATGTATGTTTATCGAGAAACCTTATTCTTAACCATGGTAGGGATTATCATTGGGAACTTCTTAGGATACGGCTTACTACGCTATATCCTAAATACAGTGGCAATCGATCAGGTATTCTTCCCGATTGTGATCCAATGGCAATCTTACCTTTACGCAAGTCTGATTACCTTAGCCTTCTCCATTGTGGTCATGATCTTCATGCACTACAAATTGAAGAAAGTGGAAATGGTATCAGCACTAAAAGAAGAAGATTAA
- a CDS encoding ISL3 family transposase — MIVKNIKSLIYFGKLDVNPQYCPACGCVKRGNSIVKNGSKKSRITLTKISGLPAYLELSKQRYHCRECDSYFTAKSEIVGDNCFISKRVKRMVLDFATNALTLKHIAETCNVSDHTVQRVINGAGKDLKPSIFDALPEHIAFDEFKGVKHAEGNMSFMFIDNTNSRIVDVLGDRRKFKLRDYFFAYPLKTRQKVQTVTMDMYMPYMEVVREVFPNAKIIIDRFHLVQALNRELNKLRIEVMNAFRVPDHRLYNKYKRYWRIFLMPRENLNSWDYQPFKLFDWLTNTGGILDYLLDKNPLLKDSYNIVHNLREALQENDSEVFKAQLAQSKLVKLPSGLRRVLRTFTKLQRYIGHTFKYNHLTNGRIEGLNNKIKILKRIAYGYRNFQNFRTRILMTNKLYLNEIPVVEAA, encoded by the coding sequence ATGATAGTTAAGAATATAAAGTCACTGATCTATTTCGGCAAGTTAGATGTAAATCCTCAGTATTGTCCAGCCTGCGGCTGTGTTAAACGAGGAAATAGTATCGTTAAGAATGGATCTAAAAAATCAAGAATTACGCTAACAAAGATATCAGGGTTACCTGCTTACCTTGAATTAAGCAAGCAACGCTATCACTGTAGAGAATGCGATAGCTACTTCACTGCTAAATCAGAGATAGTCGGTGATAACTGTTTTATTTCTAAGCGTGTTAAACGGATGGTATTAGACTTTGCAACCAATGCGTTGACACTTAAACATATCGCAGAGACATGCAACGTTTCTGATCATACAGTTCAACGAGTAATTAATGGTGCTGGTAAAGACCTTAAACCTAGCATCTTCGATGCACTACCAGAGCATATTGCTTTCGATGAATTCAAAGGTGTAAAGCATGCCGAAGGAAATATGAGCTTTATGTTTATAGATAATACGAATTCACGTATTGTAGATGTGCTAGGAGATCGCAGAAAATTCAAGCTACGTGATTACTTTTTTGCCTATCCGTTGAAAACTCGTCAGAAAGTTCAAACAGTTACAATGGACATGTACATGCCTTATATGGAAGTCGTTAGAGAGGTATTTCCCAACGCCAAAATCATCATTGATCGTTTCCATTTAGTTCAAGCATTAAATCGAGAATTAAATAAGCTACGTATTGAAGTAATGAATGCTTTCAGGGTTCCTGACCATAGATTGTACAACAAGTATAAGAGATATTGGCGAATATTCCTAATGCCCCGAGAAAACTTAAACTCATGGGATTATCAACCGTTTAAATTATTTGATTGGCTTACGAATACCGGTGGTATTTTAGATTATTTACTAGATAAGAACCCACTATTAAAAGACTCCTATAATATCGTCCATAACTTGCGTGAAGCGCTTCAAGAGAATGACTCTGAAGTGTTTAAAGCTCAGTTAGCGCAGTCTAAGTTAGTTAAATTACCAAGCGGATTAAGACGTGTGCTACGTACATTTACCAAACTTCAAAGATATATTGGGCATACTTTCAAATACAACCACTTAACGAACGGCCGTATAGAAGGTTTGAATAATAAAATTAAGATCTTAAAACGAATAGCTTACGGATACCGAAACTTCCAAAATTTTAGAACTAGAATATTAATGACCAATAAACTATATCTAAATGAAATACCGGTAGTAGAAGCAGCCTAA
- a CDS encoding ABC transporter ATP-binding protein has translation MAYIHLKDVVKQYGTGNTAILANDHVNLEIEEGEFVVILGPSGAGKSTLLNILGGMDAVTSGEVLVADKNIASYDEKGLTDYRRDEVGFIFQNYNLIPNLTAIENVEVSEEISDNSLAAKDALQGVGLYHRKDNFPSQLSGGEQQRVSIARAIAKNPKLLLCDEPTGALDYETGKKVLGFLQDLANEQGTTVVVITHNQAIAPMADRVIKINDGTVSSQELNAQPIPIQDIEW, from the coding sequence GTGGCTTACATTCACTTAAAGGATGTCGTAAAACAATATGGAACAGGAAATACCGCAATTTTAGCCAATGACCATGTAAACTTAGAAATTGAAGAGGGCGAATTCGTAGTGATTCTTGGCCCTTCTGGTGCTGGGAAATCGACGCTTTTAAATATTTTAGGTGGGATGGATGCAGTGACTTCAGGCGAAGTTTTAGTAGCTGATAAGAATATTGCTTCGTATGACGAGAAAGGGTTAACCGATTACCGGCGTGACGAAGTGGGATTCATTTTCCAAAACTATAACTTAATCCCTAACTTGACGGCTATTGAAAATGTAGAGGTATCGGAAGAAATTTCGGATAATTCATTAGCGGCCAAGGATGCACTACAAGGGGTTGGCTTATATCATCGAAAGGACAATTTCCCCTCACAATTGTCAGGTGGAGAACAGCAACGTGTATCGATTGCCCGTGCGATTGCGAAAAATCCGAAGCTATTATTATGTGATGAGCCGACTGGTGCTTTAGATTATGAAACTGGGAAAAAGGTGTTAGGATTCTTACAAGACTTAGCCAATGAACAGGGGACAACTGTTGTTGTCATCACCCATAATCAGGCGATTGCGCCAATGGCTGACCGAGTCATCAAAATCAATGATGGAACTGTTTCGTCGCAGGAATTAAATGCTCAACCGATACCAATTCAAGATATTGAATGGTAG
- a CDS encoding class I SAM-dependent rRNA methyltransferase, with translation MAKKNTQLPKKELRKWATVQVKKGQILLTEKDFVNPPSFTEGELVEIIGIDHEFLGYGYMAKQHKGVGWILTTDQNADTGLLGDLDFVQAKLQEAKNQRQALLIDDMTTAFRIFNGEGDGIGGFTIDWYAGYALIQWYSEGIYRYKDIILEALNNVFPELKGIVGKNRFNLDGTGSAKQSEVLAGDIPETLTIQENGVNYIVRLDDGWMTGIFLDQRNVRNYIQTEIAPGKSLLNLFSYTGAFSVAAALGGAAETMSVDVAKRSLQLTQEQFEANGLEIGDQHKVRVMDVFNYLDYAKTHDLRFDIVVLDPPSFSRTKKHTFQASKDYRNLVASALSILNTGGYLVSSTNAANMTKDDFIKQIGEGSDDARVDIMPVADFGLPVDFPAPKGNPESDYLKVEIFQKL, from the coding sequence ATGGCTAAAAAGAATACACAATTACCAAAAAAGGAACTACGTAAATGGGCAACAGTCCAAGTGAAAAAAGGACAAATCCTTTTAACTGAGAAAGACTTCGTTAATCCACCATCATTTACTGAAGGAGAACTAGTCGAAATCATCGGTATCGACCACGAATTCCTAGGATACGGCTACATGGCCAAACAACACAAAGGTGTTGGGTGGATCCTAACCACTGACCAAAACGCTGACACAGGCTTACTTGGTGACCTTGATTTCGTACAAGCGAAATTACAAGAAGCGAAGAACCAACGTCAAGCCCTATTAATCGACGACATGACCACTGCCTTCCGTATTTTCAACGGTGAAGGAGACGGCATCGGCGGTTTCACAATCGACTGGTACGCAGGTTACGCCTTGATCCAATGGTATTCAGAAGGTATTTACCGCTACAAAGACATTATCCTAGAAGCCCTAAACAATGTATTCCCAGAACTTAAAGGTATTGTTGGGAAAAACAGATTCAACTTAGACGGCACAGGCAGCGCTAAACAATCAGAAGTTTTAGCTGGCGACATTCCTGAAACCTTAACCATCCAAGAAAACGGTGTAAACTACATCGTTCGTCTTGATGACGGTTGGATGACAGGGATCTTCCTTGACCAACGTAACGTCCGTAACTACATTCAAACTGAAATTGCACCAGGTAAATCATTGCTGAACTTGTTCTCATACACAGGTGCTTTCTCTGTCGCTGCAGCACTAGGCGGGGCAGCTGAAACGATGAGTGTTGATGTGGCAAAACGAAGCCTACAATTAACACAAGAGCAATTCGAAGCCAACGGTTTAGAAATCGGTGACCAACACAAAGTCCGCGTGATGGATGTCTTCAACTACTTAGATTATGCCAAAACACATGATTTACGTTTTGACATCGTGGTCCTTGACCCACCATCATTCTCACGTACGAAAAAACACACGTTCCAAGCCAGCAAAGACTACCGCAACCTAGTTGCTTCAGCATTATCAATCTTAAACACAGGCGGTTACTTGGTAAGTTCAACAAATGCCGCCAACATGACTAAAGATGATTTCATTAAACAAATTGGTGAAGGGTCTGATGACGCACGCGTGGACATCATGCCAGTAGCTGACTTTGGCTTACCAGTAGATTTCCCGGCACCAAAAGGTAACCCGGAAAGTGACTACTTAAAAGTAGAAATCTTCCAAAAATTATAA
- a CDS encoding S-(hydroxymethyl)glutathione dehydrogenase/class III alcohol dehydrogenase: MKSRAAVAFNPGEPLEIVEIDVAEPKAKEVLVKILYTSVCHTDAFTLSGDDPEGVFPAVLGHEGAGVVVAVGDEVTSVEVGDHVIPLYTAECGECKFCLSGKTNLCSAVRETQGKGLMPDGTTRFSYNGEPIYHYMGTSTFSEYTVVPEISLAKIDKEAPLDKVGLFGCGVTTGIGAVHNTAKVEEGAVAAVFGLGAIGLAAIQGLVQAKASRIIVVDLNEDKFELAEKMGATDFLNPSKFDKPIQDVIIEMTDGGVDYSFECIGNVDVMRSALEACHKGWGESVIIGVAGAGKEIRTRPFQLVTGRVWRGSAFGGVKGRTQLPGMVQDYMNGEIDIDSFITHNLDFTDINEAFDLLHKGESIRTMLTYGE, encoded by the coding sequence ATGAAAAGTAGAGCTGCTGTTGCATTTAATCCAGGCGAACCGCTGGAGATTGTTGAAATTGATGTTGCGGAACCAAAGGCGAAAGAGGTATTAGTGAAAATTTTATATACTTCTGTCTGCCATACGGATGCATTTACCTTATCGGGTGATGATCCAGAGGGTGTATTCCCTGCTGTACTAGGCCATGAGGGTGCTGGTGTGGTGGTTGCTGTAGGTGATGAAGTGACGTCTGTTGAGGTGGGCGACCACGTGATTCCACTATATACAGCTGAATGTGGGGAGTGTAAATTCTGTCTTTCTGGTAAAACCAACTTATGTAGTGCTGTCCGTGAAACGCAAGGTAAAGGGTTAATGCCTGATGGCACAACGCGTTTCTCTTATAATGGCGAGCCTATTTACCATTACATGGGAACAAGTACTTTTAGCGAGTATACAGTCGTTCCTGAGATTTCTTTAGCGAAAATTGATAAGGAAGCGCCACTTGATAAAGTCGGTCTATTTGGTTGTGGTGTCACAACTGGGATCGGTGCAGTCCATAACACCGCTAAAGTAGAAGAAGGCGCTGTGGCGGCTGTATTTGGTTTAGGTGCTATTGGATTAGCGGCTATTCAAGGTTTGGTGCAAGCGAAAGCAAGTCGTATTATTGTAGTTGACTTGAACGAAGATAAGTTTGAATTAGCTGAAAAAATGGGTGCTACTGATTTCCTAAATCCATCTAAATTCGACAAACCAATCCAAGATGTCATCATTGAAATGACAGACGGTGGGGTAGATTACAGTTTCGAGTGTATCGGAAACGTTGACGTGATGCGTTCGGCCCTAGAAGCTTGCCATAAAGGTTGGGGTGAAAGTGTCATTATCGGAGTTGCCGGTGCAGGTAAAGAAATCCGCACACGTCCCTTCCAGTTAGTTACAGGTCGTGTATGGCGTGGGTCTGCCTTTGGTGGCGTGAAAGGTAGAACGCAACTACCAGGTATGGTACAAGATTACATGAACGGTGAGATTGATATCGATTCATTTATCACCCATAACCTTGATTTCACAGACATCAATGAGGCGTTTGACTTGCTGCATAAAGGTGAATCTATCCGTACCATGTTGACTTATGGGGAGTGA
- a CDS encoding acyl-CoA dehydrogenase family protein — MENREAVLKELFPEDILKISSGLTDGEIEVLKQLVELLESKYRSGLNEAWVTESEPEGFFEDIGNLRYFDNPLLFEGREGKKTTSQLFQFFFAFTLSRFDVSLNTLLGVHTGLGFNTFLFGGSPEQVQKYIPKLASHQLRTCFALTEPNHGSDVAWGLETSARREGDKWIINGEKRWIGGASVADVIPVFARDEETGKPKCFIVQAGQAGLDIDVIQNKIALKIVPNANIHLKDVEVAESDRLQNINSFKDIAKVLYSTRAGVANMATGAMAGALQASLKYVTERKQFGKEISNYQLVQEKLAMMQGNLTAAMALCSQIARQQEEGDYNEVVTSVGKMMNALRLRETVAMGRGICGGNGIVVDNDIARFFADAEAVYTYEGTHEVNALVIGRALTGQAAFN, encoded by the coding sequence ATGGAAAATAGAGAAGCAGTATTAAAAGAGTTATTCCCAGAAGATATCTTAAAGATCTCAAGTGGTTTAACCGATGGAGAAATTGAAGTTTTAAAACAGTTGGTAGAACTATTAGAAAGCAAATACCGCAGTGGCTTAAATGAAGCATGGGTAACTGAATCAGAACCAGAAGGATTCTTTGAAGATATTGGTAATTTAAGATACTTTGACAATCCACTTTTATTTGAAGGGCGTGAAGGTAAAAAGACAACCAGTCAATTATTCCAATTCTTTTTCGCTTTTACCCTATCGCGTTTTGATGTGTCCTTGAATACTTTATTGGGTGTTCATACGGGACTAGGTTTTAATACTTTCCTATTTGGTGGTAGTCCTGAACAAGTTCAAAAGTATATTCCAAAACTAGCCAGTCATCAACTACGCACATGTTTTGCTTTAACTGAGCCAAATCATGGTTCTGATGTGGCTTGGGGATTAGAAACAAGTGCTAGACGCGAAGGCGACAAATGGATTATCAATGGTGAAAAACGGTGGATTGGTGGTGCTTCAGTTGCTGATGTGATTCCAGTATTTGCTCGAGATGAGGAAACTGGTAAGCCAAAATGCTTTATCGTTCAAGCAGGGCAAGCTGGTTTGGATATTGATGTAATTCAAAATAAAATTGCTCTAAAAATTGTGCCAAATGCTAATATCCATTTGAAAGATGTTGAAGTAGCTGAAAGTGATCGACTACAAAATATCAATTCATTTAAAGATATTGCGAAAGTTTTATATTCAACACGTGCAGGAGTTGCCAACATGGCCACCGGTGCGATGGCTGGGGCATTACAAGCTAGCTTGAAATATGTCACTGAGCGTAAGCAATTTGGTAAAGAAATTTCTAATTATCAATTAGTACAAGAAAAATTAGCCATGATGCAAGGAAATTTAACTGCTGCAATGGCTCTATGTTCACAAATTGCACGTCAACAAGAAGAAGGTGACTACAACGAGGTAGTAACTTCAGTCGGTAAAATGATGAATGCATTAAGACTTCGGGAAACAGTGGCAATGGGCCGCGGAATTTGTGGAGGTAACGGGATTGTAGTGGACAATGATATTGCTCGATTCTTTGCAGATGCAGAGGCCGTTTATACCTATGAAGGAACGCATGAAGTAAATGCTTTAGTCATTGGTCGTGCCTTAACCGGACAAGCAGCATTTAATTAG
- the fghA gene encoding S-formylglutathione hydrolase, which produces MTLEMIASNRAFGGQHRKYRHFSNTLQCDMTFSLFLPSNEKGQEIPLVWFLSGLTCTDDNFSQKSGFQRLAEKEQVAVLIPDTSPRGEDVADDEAYDLGQGAGFYLNATQEPWANHYKMYDYLVDELGPIAADLIPHYAGQESIMGHSMGGHGALVIGLKNANRFKAISAFAPILNPSQVPWGIKAFTTYLGENEEAWKEWDATELIKDVDAPSILITQGSQDEFYPEQLDESHFLENAKENGQAVNYQKVEGYDHSYYFIATFLEEHFAFHKQHLK; this is translated from the coding sequence TTGACTTTAGAAATGATTGCTAGCAATCGTGCCTTTGGCGGTCAACACCGTAAATACCGCCATTTCTCAAATACCTTACAATGCGACATGACCTTTAGTCTATTTTTGCCCTCTAATGAAAAGGGACAAGAAATCCCGCTAGTTTGGTTTTTATCCGGTTTAACTTGTACAGACGATAACTTTAGTCAAAAAAGTGGTTTCCAAAGATTAGCCGAAAAAGAGCAAGTAGCTGTTTTGATTCCAGATACATCACCACGCGGAGAAGATGTTGCTGATGACGAGGCCTATGACCTTGGTCAAGGGGCAGGATTCTATTTGAACGCCACACAAGAACCATGGGCCAACCATTACAAGATGTATGATTATCTTGTGGATGAATTGGGGCCAATCGCGGCCGATTTAATCCCTCATTATGCGGGCCAAGAAAGTATTATGGGCCACTCAATGGGCGGACACGGCGCCTTAGTTATTGGCTTGAAAAACGCCAACCGCTTCAAAGCCATCTCTGCCTTTGCACCCATTCTAAACCCAAGCCAAGTGCCGTGGGGGATTAAAGCCTTCACAACCTATCTAGGTGAAAATGAGGAAGCTTGGAAAGAATGGGATGCCACAGAACTGATTAAAGACGTTGACGCGCCGTCAATTCTAATCACCCAAGGTAGCCAAGATGAATTCTATCCAGAACAATTAGACGAAAGCCATTTCCTCGAAAACGCCAAGGAAAATGGTCAAGCAGTCAATTACCAAAAAGTAGAAGGCTATGACCATAGCTACTACTTCATCGCAACATTCTTAGAAGAACACTTCGCCTTCCACAAACAACATTTAAAATAA
- a CDS encoding class I adenylate-forming enzyme family protein codes for MNLDWIKTRAITSPEKVAVIDPLKQTEFTYQELNQRAEILARHLVEDAGIKKGDRIATFAPNDIAIIDMLLAAIKIGAVFVPLNWRLKPVEIARVVEDAGIEYILYATNHLDRLSEVPDAYIKYNVDEAEYNQMMDLSNHQPFESVSIDWQDPILLIYTSGSTGRPKGVIHTHESYLNNVFNQIISWRMSEDWVTIGSTPMFHILGFIDIAIPMLVVGGQLVLERYFNYETINDWIRTYKPNVLVMIPTMYYGIIASPDFKPENLMSVDLLVAGGSPPLPAVQKVFQQMGKIIINAYGLTEAPLLTFNTSQRANERPATIGSPLLFDEMIVVDDEMHPLPQGEIGELLVKGKNVTPGYWKLPEENAKAFHDGYFRTGDLAYLNEHGEMTLVNRLKELIITGGENVLPSEVEAVLTQHPLVKSAIVLGFEHPKFGESVSAAIMVNQDVEGADKFQEVLDQFCLEKLAGYKTPKLYMEIDEIPVNSVGKPDRLELSRMMSAHAKENLTASAGS; via the coding sequence ATGAATTTGGACTGGATTAAAACGCGCGCAATTACTTCCCCTGAAAAAGTGGCGGTGATTGATCCATTGAAACAAACAGAATTTACCTATCAAGAATTAAATCAACGAGCGGAAATTTTAGCTCGGCACTTGGTAGAGGATGCAGGCATCAAAAAGGGAGACCGAATTGCCACTTTTGCGCCTAACGATATTGCTATTATTGATATGTTGTTAGCTGCAATTAAGATTGGTGCAGTCTTCGTTCCACTCAACTGGCGGTTAAAACCAGTAGAAATTGCCCGAGTGGTAGAAGATGCAGGTATTGAATATATTTTATATGCAACTAACCATTTAGACCGTCTATCAGAAGTACCTGACGCTTACATCAAGTACAATGTGGACGAGGCTGAATACAATCAAATGATGGATTTAAGTAACCATCAACCTTTTGAGAGTGTGTCTATTGATTGGCAAGATCCTATTTTATTAATTTATACCTCAGGTTCAACCGGTCGACCAAAAGGGGTCATTCATACCCATGAAAGTTATCTAAATAACGTATTCAATCAAATCATTTCTTGGAGAATGAGTGAAGATTGGGTAACAATTGGCTCAACCCCAATGTTCCACATTTTAGGTTTTATTGATATTGCGATACCAATGTTAGTTGTAGGTGGTCAATTAGTGTTAGAACGCTACTTCAACTATGAAACCATTAACGATTGGATCCGTACTTACAAACCAAATGTACTAGTCATGATTCCAACCATGTACTACGGTATTATCGCTTCACCTGACTTTAAACCAGAAAACTTAATGAGCGTAGACTTATTAGTCGCAGGAGGGTCACCACCATTACCAGCTGTACAAAAAGTTTTCCAGCAAATGGGTAAAATTATCATTAACGCCTACGGATTGACCGAAGCGCCTTTATTAACGTTTAATACTAGTCAACGCGCTAATGAGCGCCCAGCTACAATTGGTTCTCCTCTTTTATTTGATGAAATGATCGTTGTAGATGACGAGATGCATCCATTACCGCAAGGTGAAATTGGTGAATTGTTAGTGAAAGGTAAGAACGTAACACCTGGTTACTGGAAGTTGCCTGAAGAAAATGCCAAAGCTTTCCACGATGGCTATTTTAGAACTGGGGATTTAGCTTACTTAAACGAACATGGTGAAATGACTTTAGTCAATCGTTTGAAAGAATTGATTATTACTGGTGGGGAAAATGTCCTACCATCTGAAGTTGAGGCCGTATTAACCCAACATCCATTGGTTAAATCAGCTATTGTACTTGGATTTGAACATCCAAAATTTGGTGAATCTGTTTCAGCAGCGATTATGGTCAATCAAGATGTTGAAGGTGCAGACAAATTCCAAGAAGTACTAGATCAATTCTGCCTGGAAAAACTTGCCGGATATAAGACGCCAAAACTTTACATGGAAATTGATGAAATCCCAGTTAACTCGGTTGGTAAACCAGACCGTCTAGAACTTAGCCGTATGATGTCAGCGCACGCTAAAGAAAATTTGACAGCAAGCGCAGGTAGTTAA